One Luteibacter aegosomaticola genomic window carries:
- a CDS encoding C39 family peptidase — protein MKAACSLALLLLLASPFAMAGKAEVQTSPSVSYPLKLTSLKEARFRNTIRQKYDFSCGSAAVATLLTYQYAYPIDEQAAFDVMYASGDRNKIAHEGFSLLDIKRFLASRGFIADGFDVPLEKLDEEGIPAIVLIDERGYHHFVVVKGYKNDRVLIGDPARGTRSMSKRRFDDMWKNHIVFVIHNERDRAIFNSPRDWAVAPAAPISEGIERNGLGPIVMPKRGPGDI, from the coding sequence ATGAAGGCGGCCTGCTCCCTTGCCCTACTGCTTTTGCTGGCGAGTCCTTTCGCCATGGCAGGCAAGGCTGAAGTGCAGACCAGCCCGTCGGTGTCTTACCCGCTGAAGCTGACGAGCCTGAAAGAAGCGCGCTTCCGCAACACGATCCGCCAAAAGTACGACTTCAGCTGCGGCTCCGCCGCTGTCGCCACCTTGCTTACCTACCAGTACGCATACCCCATCGACGAGCAGGCCGCGTTCGATGTGATGTATGCGAGCGGCGACCGCAACAAGATTGCCCACGAAGGCTTCTCGCTGCTCGATATCAAGCGGTTCCTCGCCTCCCGCGGCTTCATTGCGGATGGCTTCGACGTACCGCTGGAGAAGCTCGACGAAGAGGGGATCCCCGCGATCGTGCTGATCGACGAGCGCGGCTACCACCACTTCGTGGTGGTTAAGGGTTACAAGAACGATCGCGTCCTCATCGGCGACCCCGCCCGTGGCACGCGGTCCATGTCCAAACGGCGCTTCGACGACATGTGGAAAAACCACATTGTCTTCGTGATCCATAACGAACGCGACCGCGCCATCTTCAACAGTCCGCGCGACTGGGCAGTCGCGCCCGCGGCACCGATTTCCGAGGGCATAGAGCGCAACGGCCTCGGTCCCATCGTGATGCCCAAGCGCGGACCGGGGGATATATGA